From a region of the Candidatus Deferrimicrobium sp. genome:
- a CDS encoding TolC family protein, giving the protein MTEKMLPLLAITAALLTGCTLAPKYTRPEAPVPASWPSGPAYDNARVSTDAPAAAGLKWREFFTDDRLRKVIETALKNNRDLRTAALNVERARAVYGIARAGLLPTINATGS; this is encoded by the coding sequence ATGACAGAGAAGATGCTTCCACTCCTGGCGATAACGGCCGCCCTTCTCACCGGTTGCACGCTGGCGCCGAAATACACCAGGCCCGAAGCTCCGGTTCCCGCCTCTTGGCCAAGCGGTCCCGCATACGATAACGCGCGGGTCTCGACCGACGCGCCGGCGGCGGCCGGGTTGAAGTGGCGGGAATTCTTTACCGACGATCGGCTTCGGAAGGTCATCGAAACGGCTTTGAAGAACAACCGCGACCTGAGGACCGCCGCCCTGAACGTCGAAAGGGCGCGCGCGGTGTACGGCATCGCGCGGGCCGGGCTTCTTCCGACGATCAATGCGACGGGCAGC